The Streptomyces sp. NBC_00459 DNA segment CAGACCCCCATGGAGATCACCCACTTGGGGTTGGGCATCTGGTCGTAGACCTGCCGCAGTACCGGCGCCATCTTCTGGCTGACCCGGCCGGCCACGATCATCAGGTCCGCCTGGCGGGGTGAGCCGCGGAAGACCTCCATGCCGAAGCGCGCGAGGTCGTATCGGCCGGCGCCGGTGGTCATCATCTCGATGGCACAGCAGGCGAGTCCGAACGTGGCGGGGAAGACGGACGCCTTGCGCACCCAGCCCGCGGCCTGCTCGACGGTGGTCAGCAGGAATCCGCTCGGCAGTTTTTCTTCGAGTCCCATGTCTTAGAGGCCCCTCAGTCCCATTCCAGGCCGCCGCGCCGCCATACGTACGCGTACGCCACGAAGACGGTGAGCACGAAGAGCAACATCTCCACGAGCCCGAAAACACCCAGGGCGTCGAAGGTGACGGCCCAGGGGTAGAGGAAGACGATCTCGATGTCGAAGACGATGAAGAGCATCGCCGTCAGGTAGTACTTGATGGGGAATCGCCCACCGCCGGCCGGCGTGGGTGTCGGCTCGATCCCGCATTCATAAGCTTCGAGTTTGGCCCGGTTGTACCGCTTCGGGCCGATGAGCGAAGCCATGATCACGGAGAAGATCGCAAAGCCTGCCCCGAGGGCTCCCAGTACGAGGATGGGCGCATACGCGTTCACCGCTCCTCGCTCCTCTCAGTCGGCACTGACTGCTGGCGATTGCATGGGTCCGGCGCCGCCCCGTCCGCCCGCCAACCCCGCCCGTCCAGACGAAGATCGCGAACATGTGAAGCAGGTCACAAGCCCAACTGCCCCGCATCCTATGCCCGACCGTCTGTGATCTGCGACACGGGGTATTACCGAACCTTTGTGATCTCCACCACCCGACGAAGGATCATGAAGTCGGATGAGCGGTGATCTTCACACTCGAAGCGTCCACGTGATCACCAGAGGTGACATCTTCTCCGGTTACCGCTGGTCACGAGCGGCATCTCAATATCAAGAGACTTCTCGTGCATGCAAATTGGAGATGGACGGGGCCGCTTGATAGTGGAGCGCGTTCACACATCGGAGGGAGTCGCGCGGCGAATGTGGACGCACGGACGTGCGTGCACGCGTTCACGAGCGACGGCGATCGGCGAATCCCTCGCGGGACGCACTCCGACCGGTGACCGTTCCGTGACCTGCGCCACACCTGTGAAGGCCTGTGAAGATCGGGGGTTGGCCACGGACCGCAACCGATGGTAGGCGGCGGGCAATTCGGGCGTACCGATGAAAGTGCATGATCACAGGCATGATCGCCTGTGTCCGCAATGCCCGTTACGGCGTCAATAAAGAGTGACGGTCCGGGAATTTGGGGCCTCGATTGAACAACTGTGGCGCACCACACGTTTCTTGAAGGTATGGAGGAGTCGCTGGTACCGCTAGTACCCATGTCCCACACCGCTACCGCTCACATACGAAGCCACCGGAAGCCCCGGCGTGCCGGCACCTCGTCGCTGGCGATGCGTGCCGGAGTCGCCGGTGGCGTTCTCAGCACCCTGGCAGTGGCGGGTGCGTCCGGTGCGGCGTACGCCGCCGAGTCCGGGCCGCAGACCATCGAACTGCCCACCCTCACGGCCGACCTGGCCACTCAGATCGCCGAGTCCGCGGACGCCACGCAGCTGGCCGCCGCGAACTACGAGCTCG contains these protein-coding regions:
- a CDS encoding NuoB/complex I 20 kDa subunit family protein, yielding MGLEEKLPSGFLLTTVEQAAGWVRKASVFPATFGLACCAIEMMTTGAGRYDLARFGMEVFRGSPRQADLMIVAGRVSQKMAPVLRQVYDQMPNPKWVISMGVCASSGGMFNNYAIVQGVDHIVPVDIYLPGCPPRPEMLIDAILKLHQKIQSSKLGVNAEEAAREAEEAALKALPTIEMKGLLR
- a CDS encoding NADH-quinone oxidoreductase subunit A, with translation MNAYAPILVLGALGAGFAIFSVIMASLIGPKRYNRAKLEAYECGIEPTPTPAGGGRFPIKYYLTAMLFIVFDIEIVFLYPWAVTFDALGVFGLVEMLLFVLTVFVAYAYVWRRGGLEWD